From Qipengyuania psychrotolerans:
CCGCAAGGCTGCGAAGCTGGCACACATGGACGTTGCACGGGTCATGCGCGAAGATATTGATGAAGCGCGCGCCCGGCTCAATGTCGGCAAGCCGGAGACCTATTTCCGCTGCCTGGAGATCATGCGCGAAGAAGGTCTGGCCGAAGACGAGTTCCTGCCGCCCGAGGCGAAAACCGCCTGAGGGTCAGCGCAGTTCTTTCCGGATAACGAGCTTGAGGCCTGACCAGGTCTCGTCGACCGCGCATTTCTTTGTGTCCACGAAACCCAGTTCCAACCCGGCAGCGCGGACATCGTGCTCGCCGATTTCGGTTGGGGCGCCTGATGCCTGTTTAGGCCAGCTCACCCAGACGTGACCATCGGCTGCCAGGTTCTGGCGCAGGATGACGAGCTTTTGCATCATGTCCGCTGCTTCGGTTACGAAGATATGTGCAGCATCCGGCCCTTCCTCGGGGCCGCCCACAAAGGTCAACTCCAGAGCGTATTCGTCGATTTCGTCCTGAATGTTTTCGGGCATCGCGTCGAACCAGACAAGTTGACCGTCTCGCAGCGATAGCTTCCTCGCCAGAGGTGTTTCCGAATATCCTGCGGTCATCCTATCGGCTCCAATCCTGCATTGTGCAGTCACCCAAATCTACTGCCAGGTGCCATAGCGCACCGATGGCAAAGGCGCGAACCCACCACCGCGGGACCGCAAGCATCACTAGGTAGGCGATTGCTGCAATCCATCCGTGGAGCGGATGAAATCCGATGCTGCACCGATCCGGATCGAACATGGGATCAGCCAATAGATGATCCAGATCGATTAAATTGGCCGCGATCATTACGCAGCCGACCCGAAGCCAATGCTTTGCCCAGATCAGGCGCGCGATCAAGAATGGGAAGAGCCAGTGTCCGCCGTAATGGAGTACGAACTGGAGCAGCGCCATTAGCGCTTCCTCAGCCCTCCATCCAATCGCTGAAGAAGCTTTGATGGGCTTCGCGAAGCTTGGCTACTGGCACGTCGAACAGGCTGCCTCCGCCTACGGTGCCCAACCGGCGGAAACCGACACGGGCGGTGTCTTCATTCTCGGTGCCTTTGGCCAGATAGGCATTGAATGCCTCCGTATCTGGCACCGTGATGACATAACGGCCCTGGTCCTCTCCGAACCACCACTGTGCCTGCGTATAGTCATCGTTGCCAAGGACCTCTGCGCCGAGGCCGCTTGCGATAGCCATTTCGGCAAGCGCAACTGCGAGGCCACCGTCCGACACATCATGGACCGCGCTGACCAGACCGGCGCCGATCAGTTCGCGCACACCTTCGCCCGCGTTTTTCTCTAGGGTGAGGTCAACGGGGGGCGCGCGCCCCTCGTCGCGTCCGTGGACTTCGGAAAGCCACAGCGATTTACCGATGTGCGAGCGTTCTGGATCGGGGGTAGCCCATTCTTCCGGCCAGATGAGGTAGATTGCCTCACCCGCCGCCTTGAATGGCATCGTCATCATCTTGGCGTAGTCGTCGATCAAGCCGACGCCTCCGATCGCGGGAGTCGGCAGGATGGCGCTGCCGCCACCCGTCGCCTTGCTTTCGTTGTAGAGGCTGACGTTGCCTGAAACGATCGGGAAATCCAGCGCGCGGCAAGCGGCACCCATTCCGTCGAGGGCGTAAACGAATTGCGCCATGATCTCAGGTCGCTGCGGGTTGGCGAAATTCAGGCAGTTGGTGACCGCCAGTGGACGAGCGCCTACGGCACACAGATTGCGATAAGCTTCGGCAATCGCCTGCTTGCCGCCTTCGTATGGATCGGCGTGGACATAGCGCGGCGTGCAATCGGTGCTGATCGCCAATGCCTTCTTCGTGCCATGCACCCGAACAACCCCGGCATCGCCGCCGGTCTGGAGCGTGTCAGCGCCAACCTGGCTGTCATATTGCTGCGAAATCCAGCTGCGCGACGAAAGGTTGGGCGATGCAAGCAGCGTGAGCAGATCGCCGCCGACATTTTCGGTATCCGGACGGCTGGTCATCGGCTTGATGCCGGCCCACTGGGTGTATTCTTCTTTGGTCAGGTAGGGGCGGTCATATTCCGGGGCATCGGCAGCAAGCGGGCCGAGCGGGATGTCGCACACCACCTCGCCATTGAATTCCAGCACCATGTGACGTGTGTCGGTCACTTCGCCGATAACCGCGAAGTCCAGCTCCCATTTCTCGAAAATTTCGGCAGCCATGGCTTCCTTGCCGGGCTTCAGGACCATGAGCATACGCTCCTGGCTTTCGCTCAGCATCATTTCGTAAGGGGTCATGCCTTCTTCGCGGCAGGGCACCTGGTTCATATCAAGCCGGATGCCGGCCTTGCCATTGGTCGCCATTTCGACGCTCGACGAGGTCAGGCCTGCTGCGCCCATATCCTGGATTGCCACGATGGCATCGGTGGCCATCAGTTCGAGGCATGCCTCGATAAGCAATTTCTCGGTGAAGGGATCGCCGACCTGTACAGTGGGCCGTTTCGCGTCTGCATCTTCCTCGAAGTCGGCAGACGCCATGGTTGCGCCGTGAATCCCGTCCCGGCCGGTCTTCGAACCGACATAGACAATCGGGTTGCCGACACCTGTCGCCGCAGAATAGAATATCTTGTCGCTATCGGCGACGCCGACCGTCATCGCATTGACGAGGATGTTGCCATCATACGCAGGGTGGAAATTCGTTTCCCCGCACACGGTCGGCACGCCCACGCAATTGCCATAGCCGCCGATGCCAGCGACAACGCCCTGGACAAGGTGCTTCATCTTGGGGTGGTCGGGCCGCCCGAAACGCAGTGCGTTGGCATTGGCCACAGGTCGCGCGCCCATGGTGAACACGTCGCGCAAGATGCCGCCAACACCTGTCGCTGCGCCCTGGTAAGGCTCGATATAGCTGGGGTGGTTGTGGCTCTCCATCTTGAAAATGGCCGCCTGGCCATCACCGATATCGATGATCCCGGCATTTTCGCCCGGTCCGCAAATCACCCACGGAGCTTCGGTCGGAAGCTTCTTCAAGTGCAAGCGCGAGCTCTTGTAGCTGCAGTGCTCGCTCCACATTACCGAGAAGATACCGAGCTCAACGAGGTTCGGTTCGCGGCCGAGCGCATGCAGCACGCGGTCGTATTCTTCGGTTGAGAGGCCGTGCTGGGCAACGATGTCAGGGGTGATTTCACTCATGCGCCGCGCCTTACGGTCCCGCGCGCGCCGGTGCAATATGTCCTGTCCAGCTTTTCCTTAGAGAGGAGGACTCGCGCGGTGCAGTCCAACCTCGTTCCGGTGCCATCTCGTGCTGGCCACCCATGATGCGATGAGCGTCAGAATTGCGAAGGCGGCAAGGCCGGTTGCGAGGAAAGGAATGCCGACGGTCTGAGGCTCCGGACCGAACCAGTTCACGGCCTGGAAAACAAGCATGAAGGCGAGCAACACGAGTGGTGGGACTATCGGCCCTTTCGTTCGCCTTACATACCACCAGAACGCAAGGCCGATGATAAGCAATTCGACAACTATGGCCGCTATCGGATAATTCCACAGTCCAAGGCCGTAGTGCTTCTCGCCGCCTGCTATCGTCAGGTCGGGTTGATGCGACACGAAGTCTAGCACCCAATGCGACATCACCACCAGGCCAGCCCAGGTCGCTGCGATGAAGTTTCGCAGCGCAATTCCTACTATCAGCGCAAAACCGATGGCGAAAGCAGATGTCCCGGCGAGGCTATGTGTGAGCGGGTAGTGGTAGAAGTCCAAGGGGTTCATCGCGGTGATGCCCGGTGTTAGCCGGAGGTGCTCGATCCCGCCCATTGCAAACAGGAAGAATGCCCAATCGGTGAGCTGTGCTGCGATGAACATCGTGCCCAGCTTGGGTGCTTCTTCAGTGGCTGCGCACGCCGCCAGAGCTGGCGCAAAGTGACCTATGAACATGATTTTGCCAGTTTATTTCAAGCGAGCTTCGAGGCTGCGTAGGTGGCGATTGTCGCTGCTACCGAAGTGGCAAATGCCCCCCAGATAATGTCTGCGATTGTAACGGTGGTCGACCATTGGCGCAGCGTTGCCTGATTGGTCAGGTCGTAAGTCGCATAGCAAATCGCGCCGAGCAGTGCCCCGTTCAAGGCAGCGCTGCCAAGTCCGCCAGCGAGGCCGGGGCGCACGGCAAACCATACGATTGCTGCGATATATGCGGCGTAGAAAACCAGGGCAGGTCCCATCCGGAAACTGTCGGCCAGCATATCGCCGAGGCGGGGGCGGTAGAAATTATTTCCGGCCCAGCCGAGCCAGAGAGCATCCAGCGCACCGAATGCCAAAGCCGCTGCGATAACTGCTATAATCCACGTCATAAGTGCCTCCCCGCTTTTGCGCCTTCTTGACCGCGCGGCTGTGCCCCGTCAATGCTCACCGAATATGACAGAGGGTCAAGAAAAGCCGATTGGCGAAATGAGCTTCGAGGAAGCGCTACGCGCGCTCGAAGATGTGGTGCGCAATCTTGAAAGCGGCGAAGTACCGCTCGATGACAGCATCGCGTTGTACGAACGCGGCGAGGAACTGCGCAAGGCATGCCAGGCGCGGCTCGATGCTGCGCAGGCACGAATAGAAAAGATCGTCCAGGGGCCAGATGGCAAGCCGTCCGGCACTGCTCCTTTCGATGCCGAAGGCTGAGGCGTGAACGCGATGACCGCGATGCCCGACGTTCTTGCTGAAGCGCTGGAGCAGGTCCAGCGCGAGGTTGACGGTGCTTTCGACGCGTTTTTGCCCGTTCCTGAAGACACCCGTGCCAGATTGGTCGAAGCGATGCGCTACTCGGTCATTGGCGGAGGCAAGCGAGTGCGGCCTCTGCTGGTTTGCGCCACTGCCCAGCTGTTCGGGGTCACGCGGCAGGCGGCGGTCAATGCGGGATGCGCTGTCGAAGCGATCCATGCCTATTCGCTTATCCATGACGATTTGCCGTGCATGGACGATGACGAAATGCGTCACGGCAAGCCCACTTTGCACAAGGCCTATGACGAGGCGACCGCGGTTCTGGCCGGAGACTGCCTGCACGCGCTGGCGTTTGATATCCTGACGATGTCCGACACCAGCAACGATCCATTCGTTCGTGCTGAACTGGTTGCGGCATTGTCGCGCGCCAGCGGGCACGAAGGCATGGCTGGCGGCCAGATGATGGATATCGTCTCGGACGAACAGGAATATGATCTCCAGCAGGTAACCCGGCTGCAGCAGCTAAAGACCGGTGCTTTGCTTGCCGCCAGCGTCGAAATGGGTGCCATTCTCGGACGCGTCCCGCCGGAAGGCCGCACGCATCTGCGCGCCTATGCCCGCGATATCGGCCTGGCTTTCCAGATCGCCGACGATCTCCTCGACGTCGAAGGTGACGAGGAAAAGGCTGGCAAGGCGCTGCGCAAGGACGAAGGGCAGGGCAAGCAGACCTTCGTCACGCTCATGGGCCGCGATGCTGCACGGGCGCAGGCTGAAATACTGGTCGAACAGGCCGGGCAACACCTGGCGAGCCACGGAGCCGACGCGACGCTGCTGGTCGAACTGGCACGCTTCATTGTGAAGAGGGATCATTGATGAGCACCCGCATCGGAATTTATCCCGGGACATTCGATCCCATCACGCTGGGGCACGCCGACATCATTCGCCGGGGCAGCAAGCTGGTCGACAAGCTCATCATCGGGGTGACGACCAACCCATCGAAAAACCCCATGTTTTCGACCGAAGAACGTTTCGCCATGGTGGAGCGAGAGATCGCTGAGATGGGTATCGAGAACGTGGAGGTGGTCGGCTTCAACGCCTTGCTCGTCAAGTTTGCCCAGAAAATGGGTGCTAACGTCCTGATCCGCGGCCTTCGTGCAGTGGCTGACTTCGAATACGAGTATCAGATGGCGGGAATGAACCAGCAGCTCGATGACGATATCGAGACGGTATTCCTGATGGCGGACGTCTCGCTCCAGCCGATCGCTTCCCGCCTGGTCAAGGAAATCGCGCTGTTTGGCGGCGACATTGGCCCCTTCGTCAGCAAGGCCGTGTGCGAGGACGTAATCGCGCGTGTGGATGAAAAGGGGCGGCTGGGCGACTATTGAGCGCGCCTAAGCTATTCATTGAACCGACAGCGCCCGCTCGCTAGGGCAAGCTCAACTCAGATATATCGACGGAAAAACGATGATCAAGAATACCCTTGCCCTTGCTGCCGCTGCACTGACCGCGCTCGCACCTGTCGCTGCTACGGCGCAGGAAGCAGAGGCACCGGCCCAGCGCCAGGCGCTTTTGCCCATCAACTACAGCGCTCAGGAAGATCCGGAGAACATTCTCCTGCTCGATCTCTCCAACGGAGAGCGGGTCGCTATACGTTTGATGCCGAGCTGGGCCCCCGATCATGTCGACCGGATCAAGACGCTCACGCGAGAAGGCTTTTATGACGGGGTCATTTTTCACCGCGTGATCGACGGCTTCATGGCGCAGACCGGTGATCCGACCGGTACCGGACAGGGCGGCTCGCAGCTCCCCGATCTGGAAGAGGAATTCAACTACATGCCGCATGTTCGCGGCACGGTTTCGATGGCGCGTGCTTCCAGCGAAGACAGCGCTAACAGCCAGTTCTTCATCGTTTTCTACCCCCGCTTCAGCCTGGACAAACGGTACACCAATTTCGGCCGCGTCATTTCGAACATGGATGCAGTCGATGCGATCAATCGCGGTGAACCGCCGCAGGATCCGACACGCATCCTTCAGGCGTCGATTGCTGCCGACAACCGGCCCGTGCCGACCGGTCCGCGTATCGGCGCCGAACCCGATGTGACGACTGCAGACCTGAACGCTCCGATCAGCTAAGCGCTTTTCCTGCGCAGGTGAGGCGTCTAAGGGCGCCAGCCATGAAGGTAGACCTGTTCGATTTCGATTTGCCGCAAGAGCGGATAGCGCTGCGTCCGGCACGCCCGCGCGACGCCGCGCGTATGTTGGTTGTCGAAGGCGCGGACACTCCCTTCGCGGATTGCGGTGTACGGGATCTGCCGCGCCTGCTGCGTGCAGGTGATGTGCTTGTCTTCAACGATACTCGCGTCATTCCCGCTCAGCTTGAAGGGCGGCGCGGTGAAGCGAAAATCGGTGCGACCCTTCACAAGCGGGTCGATCTGCGGCGCTGGCAGGCATTCATCCGCAATGCGAAGCGCCTGCGCCCGGGTGACCGCGCCGAATTTGGCGGCGGCGTGACTGCTATTGCCGAACAGCGATTGCTCGACGGTAGTTTCATCCTCGCATTCGAAGGTGAAGAACCAGTCGAGGTCTTGCTGGAACGGGCAGGGCGGATGCCGCTGCCGCCATACATTGCAGGCAAGCGCGACACTGACGCGCAGGACCGCGAAGATTATCAAACCATGTTCGCAGCTGAAGATGGCGCGGTGGCAGCGCCCACTGCGTCATTGCATTTCACGCCCGAGCTGGTGGCGGCGCTGGATGAAGCCGGCATAGGGCGCGAAACGCTCACGCTGCACGTGGGTGCCGGCACGTTCCTGCCGGTCAAGGTTGATGATACGGATGACCATGCGATGCATTCCGAATGGGGACGCATCGAACCGCAAGCCGCTGATCGCCTGAATGCCGTGAAGCAGAAGGGCGGCCGGATAATCGCGGTCGGTACGACCAGCCTGCGCCTGCTGGAAAGCGCGACTGGCGAGGACGGTGTAGTCAGGCCGTTCGCCGGAGACACCGACATTTTCATCACGCCGGGGTATCAATTCCGGGCAGTCGGCGGACTGATGACCAATTTTCACCTGCCGAAATCGACGCTCATGATGCTGGTCAGCGCCCTGATGGGCCGCGACCGGATGATGGCTGCCTATGCGCACGCTATCGAGAACGAGTACCGCTTCTATTCCTATGGTGACTCGTCCCTCCTCCTGCCCTAGTCGATGGGAATGAGCGAACCCATCCTCGAGCTTGAAGGCCTCACGAAGGTTTATTCCGGCGGCCTCAAGGCACTCGACAATGTCGACCTGACAATCCGCCAGGGTGAAATCTTTGCGCTGCTTGGACCCAATGGTGCCGGCAAGACTACGCTGATTGGAGCCGTCTGCGGCCTGGTGAGGCCGACATCGGGCACGATGCGTGCGTTCGGTCATGACATGCAGAAAGATTGGCGCACTGCACGCGCCCGTATCGGGCTGGTGCCTCAGGAACTCAGCACCGACATGTTCGAGCCTGTGAAACGCGCTGTTGCCTATTCACGGGGTCTGTTTGGCCTCGCGCCTGACCCTGCACGGATCGAGGAAATCCTCCGCTCGCTCAGCCTGTGGGACAAGCGTGACGAGCGTATCATGGCGCTGTCCGGCGGCATGAAGCGGCGCGTACTGATCGCCAAGGCACTGGCGCACGAACCCGACCTGCTGTTTCTCGATGAGCCCACTGCCGGTGTCGACGTGGAATTGCGCAAGGGCATGTGGCGGATCATCGACGAGATGCGCGACAAGGGTGTGACCGTGATCCTCACGACCCATTACATCGAAGAAGCCGAATTGATGGCTGACCGGGTCGGGATCATCAGCGCCGGCAAACTGCTGATGGTGGATGAAAAAGAGGCCATGATGGCGCGTCTCGGGCGCACGGAGGCGCATATTTCGCTGGCATCCCCGCTCGCTGAATTACCGGCATCGTTGGCCGCATTCCCCATCGATCTGGAAGAAGGCGGAACCTCGCTCTGTTATCGCGGCGGCGATGGTACGGGCAAGGGGAAGGCCGAGGTTGCGAACCTCACCAAGGCGCTGATTGCGGCAGGGATCGACTATACCGGCATTGAAACCCGGGAGAGCAGCCTGGAAGACATTTTCGTCTCCCTTCTCGGAGAAGAGAGGGACGCAGCATGATCAACTGGCGCTCCACCTGGTCGATTTACATCCGCGAACTGATGCGTTTCCTGCGAACCGCATTCCAATCGGTCTTGGCACCAGTTCTTACGACGTCGCTCTATTTCATCGTCTTCGGTGCTGCCATCGGATCGCGTATGCCCGATCTTGGCGGGGTCGATTACGGTGCATTCATCATTCCCGGCCTGCTCATGCTGACCCTGCTGGGCGAGACGACCAGCAACTCCAGTTTCGGTATCTACATGCCGCGTTTCACCGGCACGATTTACGAGCTGCTGAGCGCGCCGGTCGGTGTCGCTGAAACCCTCATCGGATTTGTTGGCGCTGCCATGACCAAGAGCCTGATCCTTGCCGCGATCATCCTGCTCACTGCGCGGTTGTTCGTGGATTATTCGATCGCTCATCCGCTGCTTGCCGTGGTGTACATCATGCTGGTGGCAGCAGCATTCAGCCTGTTCGGTTTCATCCTCGGTATCTGGGCCGACAATTTCGAGAAGCTCGGCATCATACCGATGCTATTCCTCACTCCGCTGACGTTCCTGGGCGGGACCTTTTATTCCATCGATATGCTGCCCAAGCCGTGGGACACGATCGCGTTGCTGAACCCGATCGTCTACCTCGTCAGCGGCCTGCGCTGGACTTTCTATGGTTCGAGCGATGTGAACATCTGGGTCAGCTTTGGCATTACGCTGGCCTTCCTCGCAGCTTGCACGGCGGTGATTGCCTACATTTTCAAGACAGGCTGGCGACTGCGCGCATGACACGCTAGGCGCTGGCGGCATGACAACGCTACGCTTCATAACCTCCGCACTTGCGCTCGCATTCATCACGGTACCTGCGCATGCCGAACTGCCGCAAGGCGCTCGCACGCTGATCGAAGCCGCTATTGCCACGGGTGATCCGGTCAAGGTTGATGCGGTCCTTGCCGTGGCGCGGACTTCCTTTCCTGATGACTCCGCTGAAATTGATGCTCTGGAAAGCGGATGGAAGCTGGCGAAGGCTGAAATGGATGCCGCGAAAGAAGCCGAAAGGGTCGCGAATATCGAGCAGGCGGGACTGTTCGATTTGTGGACGGGCGAGGGCGAACTTGGCGGCTTTCAGTCCGCCGGCAATACCGAGAGTGTTGGCGTAACCGCCTCGCTCAAGCTCAAGCGTGAAGGGCTTGAATGGAGCCACCGTTTGACAGGGCGTGCGGACTACCAGCGCCAGAACGGCCAGACGAGCCGTGAACAATTTCTCTTTGCCTACGAGCCCCGGTGGAAATTCGATGATCGGATGTTCATTTATGGGCTTGCCCAATATGAGAGCGACCGAATCCAGGGGTTCTCGGGGCGGTACGCGGTATCCGGCGGGCTTGGATACAAGGTCTTGGACAGCGACACAGTGTCGCTGTCGTTGAAGGCCGGACCTGCATACCGAATTACCGAATACACCGATGGCCGAACAGAAAAGCAGATTGCAGGCCTCGCCGGCCTGGACTTCGACTGGCAGATATTCGAGCGGCTTTCGTTCACCCAGGATGCCAGCGCCCTTGCGGAGACCGGGGGCGAGGCACAGCTTATCGTCGACGGCTCGAACACCAGCCTCACTTTCGTGAGCGGGCTCGATTTCCAGGTCAGCGACCGCCTGCGTTCGCGTTTTTCCTACCAGATCGACTATGACAGCAACCCTCCGGTGGGGAAGGTGTCTACCGATGCCCTGGCCCGTGCAACTCTGATTTACGGCTTCTGATGTGAGCGAACGCTTTTCCTTCAAGATCGACGCGACCGACGGGCGAGCGCGCACGGGACGTATCTCGATGATGCGCGGCGATATTCGCACGCCTGCGTTCATGCCCGTAGGCACTGCGGCGACGGTCAAGGCTATGAAGCCGGAGACTGTCCGCGCGACAGGTGCCGACATCATTCTCGGCAACACCTACCACCTGATGCTTCGCCCCGGAGCCGAGCGCGTTGCCCGGCTGGGCGGCCTGCACAAATTCATGAACTGGGATCGGCCCATCCTGACCGATAGCGGCGGCTATCAGGTGATGAGCCTTTCTGACCTCCGCAAGCTGACCGAAAAGGGTGTCGAGTTTCGGAGCCATATCGATGGTTCAAAGCACATGCTGACACCGGAACGTTCGATGGAGATCCAGCGGCTCCTGGGTTCGGATATCGTGATGGCATTCGATGAATGCCCCCGCGCGGACCGCCCGCGCGACGAAATTGCTGCCAGCATGGAAATGTCCATGCGCTGGGCAAAGCGTAGCCGCGAAGGATTCGACGCTGGCGGTGAACACGCCGCGCGTTCAGCCCTGTTTGGCATTCAGCAAGGCGCGCTTGATGAAGATTTGCGCAAAATCAGCGCACAGAAACTCGCCGACATCGGCTTCGACGGATATGCCATCGGCGGCCTGGCAGTAGGCGAGGGACAGGAGGCGATGTTCGCCACGCTCGACTTTGCTCCGCAGCAGCTGCCCGAGGATCGGCCGCGCTATCTCATGGGTGTCGGCAAGCCCGATGATCTGGTGGGAGCGGTCGAACGGGGCGTAGACATGTTTGACTGCGTCCTTCCCAGTCGCTCGGGCAGGAACGGCCAGGCCTTCACATGGAACGGTCCCATAAACCTGCGCAATGCGCGTTTCGCAGAAGATACTGCGCCGCTGGATGATCGCTGCGCGTGCTCGGTCTGCGCGAACTATTCGCGCGCATACCTCCATCATTTGCAGAAGGCTGGCGAGATCCTGGGGGCTATGTTGATGACCGAGCATAACATCGCCTTCTACCAGCAGCTTATGGAAGGAATGCGCAGCGCCATTTCGGCAGGGACGTTTGCCGGTTTTGCTGCTGATTTCCGACGTGAATACCAGCAGACAGGAAAGTCATGAGCTGGCGTCGTGCCGTCATTATCGGGGCATCGGGCGGGATCGGGGCTGCATTGGCCCTGCAGTTGGAAGCTGGCGGGACTGAGGTACTGCGATACTCCAGATCTGCACAGGATCCGGAAGCTCGAATTGATCTGGAGGATGAAGCAAGTATCGAGGCCGCTGCTCGGCATGCAGCTTCAGGCGGCGATGTCGATCTTATCATTGTGGCTTCGGGTTTCCTGCATGAAGACGGAGAAGGCCCTGAAAAGGACTGGCGCCAACTCTCCGCCGACAATTTTGCGAAAAGTTTCGCGGCCAATGCGACTGGCCCCGCGCTAGTGGCCAAACACTTCTTGCCGCTCCTCCCCGACCACGGGCGGGCGGGATTTGCGGCATTATCCGCCCGCGTCGGGAGCATATCCGACAATCGGCTCGGCGGATGGTATGCCTACCGCGCAAGCAAGGCTGCGCTAAACATGATCATACGCACCCTTTCGGTAGAACTGGCGCGCAAGAAGCCCGATGCATTTTGCGTCGGAATACATCCGGGCACCGTCGACACCGCTCTCAGCGAGCCGTTTCAGCGCAATGTGCCTGATGGGAAGCTCTTCACTGCACAGCACTCTGCCGCCAGTCTCCTTGCAACGCTCGGCAAGATAACCAACGAGCAGTCAGGCAAGTTATTTGCCTATGACGGCGAGGAGATCGCCCCCTGATTTGCCGTTTTTATACAATGCTTTGCATTTAACTGACGAGTTTGAGCAATGCGGGCACTTGGTCCTTGTAAGGGGGTGTGTTCTTGCTAGGCTGACCCTTCGAATTTGGATTTTGGGGGTCGTTTTCCATGAAAAAATTGTTGCTTGGCGTCGCTCTTGGCGCGCTGGCCGTTAATGTACCCGCCGCTGCGGAAACGGTTGAGGAAACTGCAGCGCGTTTTGGTATCCGTCAGTCGGTCATGGACATTTCGCTCTCGCCGTCGGGGACGAAAGTCGCATTCATCGCACCCGGTGCGGAACACAGCGAAGTGCTCAATGTGGTCGATCTGCGAAACGGGGGCGCCATCCGCACTATCATTTCGAACACCGAACAGAACGGTGACCTCGACGACTGCGAATGGGCGACCGAAACTCGGCTGGTCTGCAGATTGTACGGCATAGGCCGCCGGGGTTCTGTTCTGCTGCCATTTACACGAATGCTCGCCATTAACGACGATGGCAGCGAAGTGCTGGAGCTTTCCGAGCGCACGAGCGATCGGCAGCTCTACTTTCGCCAAGACGGTGGCGATGTCATCGCGTTCGATATCGAGGGCGATGATGGGAGCATCCTGATGACGAAACAGTACGTCAAGGAACGCACCATTGGCACGAGGCTGGCCAATGACAAGGACGGCCTTGGCGTGGACGAGATTGACGTGTTGAACGGCCGCAGCAAGGTGGCGGAACAGCCCGATCCCATGGCCCAAACTTACGTAGCAGACCAGGATGGCGAAGTTCGTCTGAAGGTTCGCCAGCTTTCCGACAATCGCGGCGTTCTTACAGGCGAGACGGTGTATATGTACCGGGAGCCCGGCAAGCGGAGCTGGAAGATGATGGGTGAAATCATCGTCGACGGAAAACCGCTGAAGGAATTCGAGCCGGTGGCAGTCGATGGTCCGCGCAACGTCGCATACGGCTATGAAACGCTGAACGGCTATTCTGCCTTGATCGAAGTGCCCCTAGACGGGAGCAACACAGGTCGGGTGAT
This genomic window contains:
- the queA gene encoding tRNA preQ1(34) S-adenosylmethionine ribosyltransferase-isomerase QueA, whose amino-acid sequence is MKVDLFDFDLPQERIALRPARPRDAARMLVVEGADTPFADCGVRDLPRLLRAGDVLVFNDTRVIPAQLEGRRGEAKIGATLHKRVDLRRWQAFIRNAKRLRPGDRAEFGGGVTAIAEQRLLDGSFILAFEGEEPVEVLLERAGRMPLPPYIAGKRDTDAQDREDYQTMFAAEDGAVAAPTASLHFTPELVAALDEAGIGRETLTLHVGAGTFLPVKVDDTDDHAMHSEWGRIEPQAADRLNAVKQKGGRIIAVGTTSLRLLESATGEDGVVRPFAGDTDIFITPGYQFRAVGGLMTNFHLPKSTLMMLVSALMGRDRMMAAYAHAIENEYRFYSYGDSSLLLP
- a CDS encoding SDR family NAD(P)-dependent oxidoreductase, with amino-acid sequence MSWRRAVIIGASGGIGAALALQLEAGGTEVLRYSRSAQDPEARIDLEDEASIEAAARHAASGGDVDLIIVASGFLHEDGEGPEKDWRQLSADNFAKSFAANATGPALVAKHFLPLLPDHGRAGFAALSARVGSISDNRLGGWYAYRASKAALNMIIRTLSVELARKKPDAFCVGIHPGTVDTALSEPFQRNVPDGKLFTAQHSAASLLATLGKITNEQSGKLFAYDGEEIAP
- a CDS encoding ABC transporter ATP-binding protein: MSEPILELEGLTKVYSGGLKALDNVDLTIRQGEIFALLGPNGAGKTTLIGAVCGLVRPTSGTMRAFGHDMQKDWRTARARIGLVPQELSTDMFEPVKRAVAYSRGLFGLAPDPARIEEILRSLSLWDKRDERIMALSGGMKRRVLIAKALAHEPDLLFLDEPTAGVDVELRKGMWRIIDEMRDKGVTVILTTHYIEEAELMADRVGIISAGKLLMVDEKEAMMARLGRTEAHISLASPLAELPASLAAFPIDLEEGGTSLCYRGGDGTGKGKAEVANLTKALIAAGIDYTGIETRESSLEDIFVSLLGEERDAA
- the tgt gene encoding tRNA guanosine(34) transglycosylase Tgt, translated to MSERFSFKIDATDGRARTGRISMMRGDIRTPAFMPVGTAATVKAMKPETVRATGADIILGNTYHLMLRPGAERVARLGGLHKFMNWDRPILTDSGGYQVMSLSDLRKLTEKGVEFRSHIDGSKHMLTPERSMEIQRLLGSDIVMAFDECPRADRPRDEIAASMEMSMRWAKRSREGFDAGGEHAARSALFGIQQGALDEDLRKISAQKLADIGFDGYAIGGLAVGEGQEAMFATLDFAPQQLPEDRPRYLMGVGKPDDLVGAVERGVDMFDCVLPSRSGRNGQAFTWNGPINLRNARFAEDTAPLDDRCACSVCANYSRAYLHHLQKAGEILGAMLMTEHNIAFYQQLMEGMRSAISAGTFAGFAADFRREYQQTGKS
- a CDS encoding DUF481 domain-containing protein gives rise to the protein MTTLRFITSALALAFITVPAHAELPQGARTLIEAAIATGDPVKVDAVLAVARTSFPDDSAEIDALESGWKLAKAEMDAAKEAERVANIEQAGLFDLWTGEGELGGFQSAGNTESVGVTASLKLKREGLEWSHRLTGRADYQRQNGQTSREQFLFAYEPRWKFDDRMFIYGLAQYESDRIQGFSGRYAVSGGLGYKVLDSDTVSLSLKAGPAYRITEYTDGRTEKQIAGLAGLDFDWQIFERLSFTQDASALAETGGEAQLIVDGSNTSLTFVSGLDFQVSDRLRSRFSYQIDYDSNPPVGKVSTDALARATLIYGF
- a CDS encoding ABC transporter permease, with translation MINWRSTWSIYIRELMRFLRTAFQSVLAPVLTTSLYFIVFGAAIGSRMPDLGGVDYGAFIIPGLLMLTLLGETTSNSSFGIYMPRFTGTIYELLSAPVGVAETLIGFVGAAMTKSLILAAIILLTARLFVDYSIAHPLLAVVYIMLVAAAFSLFGFILGIWADNFEKLGIIPMLFLTPLTFLGGTFYSIDMLPKPWDTIALLNPIVYLVSGLRWTFYGSSDVNIWVSFGITLAFLAACTAVIAYIFKTGWRLRA